One part of the Chloroflexaceae bacterium genome encodes these proteins:
- a CDS encoding class I SAM-dependent methyltransferase translates to MSPDIWSQWLLNRRFSGDPQRKQAALDYLYPVRDKVLSNANLTEGETLLDIGCGDGLIAFGALERVKTGKVIFSDISQHLLYHAQTIAREMGVLDRCQFLLASADDLSALDDVSVDIATTRSVLIYVSAKQQAFKEFYRVLKPKGRLSIFEPINRFAHSTQSPHMFRGYEVTPVMEIAQKVKAVYQRLQPPDTDPMLDFDERDLIAFAERAGFTEIHLELQAEVKPPAEGNWETFLRTAGNPKIPTLEEAIQQALTPDEAEKFVAYLRPLVERKQGASRSAVAYLWAVKN, encoded by the coding sequence ATGAGTCCAGACATCTGGAGTCAGTGGTTGCTGAATCGGCGTTTTAGCGGTGACCCGCAACGAAAGCAGGCTGCATTGGATTATCTATATCCAGTGCGAGACAAAGTGCTGAGTAACGCTAACCTGACCGAAGGCGAAACTTTGCTCGATATAGGCTGCGGCGATGGGCTAATTGCTTTTGGGGCGTTAGAAAGGGTTAAGACGGGTAAGGTTATCTTCAGCGACATCTCCCAACACCTGCTCTATCACGCTCAAACCATTGCGCGGGAAATGGGCGTGCTGGATCGTTGTCAGTTTCTTCTCGCCTCAGCAGACGACCTGTCTGCCCTCGACGATGTTTCGGTGGACATAGCGACAACACGCTCGGTCTTGATTTATGTCTCAGCGAAGCAACAAGCATTCAAGGAATTCTATCGTGTGCTCAAACCCAAAGGACGCTTGTCCATCTTTGAGCCGATTAATCGGTTTGCCCATTCTACCCAGTCGCCGCATATGTTCCGGGGCTATGAGGTAACCCCTGTTATGGAAATCGCCCAGAAGGTCAAGGCCGTTTATCAACGACTACAGCCGCCTGACACCGATCCAATGTTGGACTTTGACGAACGCGATTTGATTGCTTTTGCTGAAAGAGCGGGCTTCACGGAAATTCATCTTGAATTGCAGGCGGAAGTTAAGCCGCCTGCGGAAGGGAATTGGGAAACGTTTCTTCGAACTGCGGGCAATCCCAAAATCCCGACCCTCGAAGAAGCGATCCAGCAAGCGTTGACGCCCGATGAAGCAGAGAAATTCGTTGCCTATTTGCGTCCGCTCGTGGAAAGAAAACAAGGCGCAAGCAGGTCGGCTGTAGCGTACCTCTGGGCTGTTAAGAATTGA